From a single Micromonospora carbonacea genomic region:
- a CDS encoding helix-turn-helix domain-containing protein gives MEGGDDGETLMGGLRTERLDTTALPAPERWPFFTELASRASAPMAMDSEHTADFRADVDMVALGEVELCRFHYQSLVGRRTPRLIRQADPEVFQIALTLAGTSVIGAGRGTNAIPVGDLTLVDWARPHRLVHSGRGDERAQASAVTALVPRARLPLPPDRVGGLSAARMSGTEGPGALLAQHLLQITGHPEQFRAADAPHLADVTLTLISLLLARHLDDEPRLPAEMRQQALLTQVHDFIERHLDDPDLSPRAVADAHHVALRTLHRLFADEEESVGGAIRRRRLERCRRDLADPLLRDRPVQAIAARWGFRDKAHFSRAFRAAYGLSPRAWRESARPGTG, from the coding sequence ATGGAGGGAGGCGACGACGGGGAGACGCTGATGGGTGGGTTGCGCACCGAGCGGCTGGACACGACGGCGCTGCCGGCGCCCGAACGCTGGCCGTTCTTCACGGAACTCGCCTCCCGTGCCTCCGCCCCGATGGCGATGGACAGCGAGCACACGGCGGACTTCCGGGCCGACGTCGACATGGTGGCGCTGGGCGAGGTGGAGCTGTGCCGGTTCCACTACCAGTCCCTGGTCGGCCGGCGCACCCCGCGCCTGATCCGGCAGGCCGATCCGGAGGTCTTCCAGATCGCCCTCACCCTCGCCGGCACCAGCGTCATCGGTGCCGGCCGGGGCACGAACGCGATCCCCGTCGGCGACCTGACCCTGGTCGACTGGGCGCGCCCCCACCGACTCGTGCACTCGGGCCGGGGCGACGAACGGGCCCAGGCCAGCGCCGTCACCGCGCTGGTGCCCCGCGCCCGCCTGCCGCTGCCTCCCGACCGGGTCGGCGGGCTGAGCGCGGCGCGGATGTCGGGCACCGAGGGCCCGGGCGCGCTGCTGGCCCAGCACCTGCTCCAGATCACCGGGCATCCCGAACAGTTCCGGGCCGCCGACGCGCCCCACCTGGCCGACGTCACCCTCACCCTGATCTCCCTGCTGCTGGCCCGCCACCTCGACGACGAGCCCCGGCTCCCGGCCGAGATGCGCCAGCAGGCGCTGCTCACCCAGGTCCACGACTTCATCGAACGCCACCTCGACGATCCGGACCTGTCGCCCCGGGCCGTCGCCGACGCCCACCACGTCGCCCTGCGTACCCTGCACCGCCTCTTCGCCGACGAGGAGGAATCGGTCGGCGGGGCCATCCGTCGCCGTCGGCTGGAGCGCTGCCGGCGGGACCTGGCGGACCCGCTGCTGCGCGACCGGCCCGTCCAGGCCATCGCCGCCCGCTGGGGCTTCCGCGACAAGGCGCACTTCAGCCGCGCCTTCCGTGCCGCGTACGGCCTCAGCCCCCGGGCCTGGCGGGAGAGCGCCCGGCCGGGGACCGGCTGA
- a CDS encoding DNA topoisomerase IB: MRLRRSDPGRPGYGRLRRGRGWLFLDPAGDPVRDPDELGRLRELVIPPAWRDVWISPHPNGHIQATGVDAAGRKQYLYHPRWRQQRDEEKFDHVLEVARRLPVLRERVGRDLTGRGLNRDRVLATVTRLLDMGTFRVGSDQYAVGDDATFGVATLRPEHARSRGGCVVFAFPAKGGVEQVRRIEDPQLCRVLANLRRRRRAADRLFGYWDGRGWRDVRSDEVNDYLRDASGGEMTAKDFRTWHATVLAATELAGHVPARSVTARRRAVAAVMRQVAELLGNTATVARTSYVDPRVVDLFHDGVVAPVVPGTPRAEAERRVLELLADA, encoded by the coding sequence GTGCGGTTACGGCGTAGCGACCCGGGCAGGCCCGGATACGGCCGCCTGCGGCGCGGCCGGGGATGGCTGTTCCTCGACCCGGCCGGCGACCCGGTGCGCGACCCCGACGAGCTGGGCCGGCTGCGGGAGCTGGTGATCCCGCCGGCCTGGCGGGACGTGTGGATCTCGCCCCACCCCAACGGGCACATCCAGGCCACCGGGGTCGACGCGGCCGGGCGCAAGCAGTACCTCTACCACCCCCGCTGGCGGCAGCAGCGCGACGAGGAGAAGTTCGACCACGTGCTGGAGGTCGCCCGGCGGCTGCCCGTGCTGCGCGAGCGGGTGGGGCGGGACCTGACCGGCCGGGGGCTGAACCGGGACCGGGTGCTGGCCACGGTCACCCGGCTGCTCGACATGGGCACGTTCCGCGTCGGCAGCGACCAGTACGCCGTCGGCGACGACGCCACCTTCGGCGTGGCCACGCTGCGCCCCGAGCACGCGCGCAGCCGGGGCGGCTGCGTGGTCTTCGCGTTCCCCGCCAAGGGCGGCGTCGAACAGGTGCGGCGCATCGAGGACCCGCAGCTGTGCCGGGTGCTGGCCAACCTGCGCCGCCGCCGGCGCGCCGCCGACCGGCTGTTCGGCTACTGGGACGGCCGGGGCTGGCGGGACGTGCGCAGCGACGAGGTCAACGACTACCTGCGCGACGCCAGCGGCGGCGAGATGACCGCGAAGGACTTCCGCACCTGGCATGCCACCGTGCTGGCGGCCACCGAGCTGGCGGGCCACGTGCCGGCCCGGTCCGTGACGGCCCGCCGCCGGGCGGTGGCGGCGGTGATGCGGCAGGTCGCGGAGCTGCTGGGCAACACGGCGACCGTGGCCCGCACCTCGTACGTGGACCCCCGGGTGGTGGACCTGTTCCACGACGGGGTGGTCGCCCCGGTCGTGCCGGGGACCCCCCGCGCGGAGGCGGAGCGGCGGGTGCTGGAGCTGCTGGCGGACGCCTGA
- a CDS encoding glycosyltransferase family 9 protein: MILALRALGVGDLATAVPALRALRAAHPDRELALAAPAWLAPLVDLVGGVDRLVPAAGLAPLDRPDPPPDLAVNLHGRGPQSHRLLAAARPRRLLAFAHPDAGHVDGPDWRPDEHEVDRWCRLLAWYGILADRADLALRRPPAGPVPAGVSIVHPGSKIPAKRWPPGRFAAVARALAGRGHRVVVTGSADERALAGRVARRAGLAPDAVLAGRTDLGGLAALVAHARLVVSGDTGVAHLATGYGTPSVVLFGPVPPGRWGPPPERPWHRALWAGTPRGGGPAGDWSPSAGVGTDPALAAIGVGEVLAAVAEAEQAVRVAGAVTA, translated from the coding sequence GTGATCCTCGCCCTGCGCGCCCTCGGCGTCGGCGACCTCGCCACCGCCGTGCCCGCGCTGCGCGCGCTGCGCGCCGCCCACCCCGACCGGGAACTCGCCCTGGCCGCGCCCGCCTGGCTGGCCCCCCTGGTCGACCTCGTCGGCGGCGTCGACCGGCTCGTGCCGGCGGCCGGACTGGCCCCCCTCGACCGGCCCGACCCGCCCCCGGACCTGGCCGTCAACCTGCACGGGCGCGGCCCGCAGTCGCACCGGCTGCTCGCCGCCGCCCGACCGCGCCGGCTGCTCGCGTTCGCCCACCCCGACGCCGGGCACGTCGACGGCCCCGACTGGCGGCCCGACGAGCACGAGGTCGACCGCTGGTGCCGCCTGCTCGCCTGGTACGGCATCCTCGCCGACCGCGCCGACCTCGCCCTGCGCCGCCCGCCCGCCGGCCCGGTCCCGGCCGGGGTGAGCATCGTGCACCCGGGCAGCAAGATCCCGGCGAAGCGCTGGCCCCCCGGACGCTTCGCGGCGGTGGCCCGCGCCCTGGCCGGGCGCGGTCACCGGGTCGTGGTCACCGGGTCGGCCGACGAGCGGGCGCTGGCCGGGCGGGTGGCCCGGCGGGCGGGGCTCGCCCCGGACGCGGTGCTCGCCGGCCGCACGGACCTCGGCGGGCTGGCCGCCCTGGTGGCGCACGCCCGCCTCGTGGTCAGCGGCGACACCGGCGTCGCCCACCTCGCCACCGGCTACGGCACCCCGTCGGTGGTCCTGTTCGGCCCGGTCCCGCCGGGCCGGTGGGGGCCGCCGCCGGAGCGGCCGTGGCACCGGGCGCTGTGGGCGGGGACGCCCCGCGGCGGCGGTCCGGCGGGGGACTGGTCCCCGTCCGCCGGGGTAGGAACCGATCCGGCGTTGGCGGCGATCGGCGTCGGCGAGGTGCTGGCCGCCGTGGCGGAGGCGGAACAGGCGGTGCGAGTTGCCGGTGCGGTTACGGCGTAG
- a CDS encoding RecQ family ATP-dependent DNA helicase, translating to MKLSTHSMTLRRAARSLFGWKALRPNQLAAMRAVMKRRDALVVLPTGAGKSAIYQIPASLIPGPTVVISPLLALQQDQIAALNERRRPELRAVRISSDETPAQQAEAIDEIRAGRAEFLFITPEQLANPDRMAEVRSLRPALVAIDEAHCISAWGHDFRPDYLALGHLIEGIGRPPVVALTATASPPVRDDIVARLRLRDAEVVVSGLDRPNLFLEVAHCPTEDYRWRRLLALLREDGRPGIIYVPTRRAAEELAARLTDAGFPAEFYHGGMPAGARGELHEAFLADRVPIMVATSAFGMGIDKPNIAWVVHMALPDSPDSYFQEIGRAGRDGEPARVLLLWQAEDVGLQRFFTGGLPDATELRDLAALLRRKPASKKELREATGLGPRKLGQYLALLEQVGAAEPRSRQRIGAPRYSPTPVEAGDAARAEAERQQTVTRSRTDMMRAFAETTGCRGQALLAYFGEQMTRVCGHCDNCLAGTSVADDGASGPFPVHSKVRHPEWGPGMVLSYEEDRMTVLFEEVGYKTLSVRVVSEQGLLTLD from the coding sequence ATGAAGCTGTCCACGCACTCGATGACGTTGCGCCGCGCGGCGCGGAGCCTCTTCGGCTGGAAAGCGCTGCGGCCCAACCAGCTCGCCGCCATGCGCGCGGTGATGAAGCGACGCGACGCCCTGGTGGTGCTGCCCACCGGTGCCGGCAAGTCGGCGATCTACCAGATCCCGGCCAGCCTGATCCCCGGCCCGACCGTGGTGATCTCCCCCCTGCTCGCCCTCCAGCAGGACCAGATCGCGGCCCTCAACGAGCGCCGCCGCCCCGAGCTGCGGGCGGTGCGGATCAGCTCGGACGAGACGCCCGCCCAGCAGGCGGAGGCGATCGACGAGATCCGCGCGGGCCGGGCCGAGTTCCTGTTCATCACGCCGGAGCAGTTGGCCAACCCCGACCGGATGGCCGAGGTCAGGTCGCTCAGGCCGGCGCTCGTGGCGATCGACGAGGCGCACTGCATCTCGGCCTGGGGGCACGACTTCCGCCCCGACTACCTGGCGCTGGGGCACCTCATCGAGGGCATCGGCCGGCCCCCCGTGGTGGCCCTGACCGCCACCGCCTCCCCGCCGGTACGCGACGACATCGTCGCCCGGCTGCGGCTGCGCGACGCCGAGGTGGTCGTCTCCGGGCTGGACCGGCCGAACCTGTTCCTGGAGGTCGCGCACTGCCCCACCGAGGACTACCGGTGGCGGCGGCTGCTCGCCCTGCTGCGCGAGGACGGCCGCCCCGGGATCATCTACGTGCCGACCCGGCGGGCGGCCGAGGAGCTGGCCGCCCGGCTCACCGACGCCGGCTTCCCGGCCGAGTTCTACCACGGCGGGATGCCCGCCGGGGCGCGCGGCGAGCTGCACGAGGCGTTCCTCGCCGACCGAGTGCCCATCATGGTGGCCACCTCGGCGTTCGGCATGGGCATCGACAAGCCGAACATCGCCTGGGTGGTGCACATGGCGCTGCCGGACTCGCCGGACAGCTACTTCCAGGAGATCGGCCGGGCCGGGCGCGACGGGGAGCCGGCCCGGGTGCTGCTGCTGTGGCAGGCCGAGGACGTCGGCCTGCAACGCTTCTTCACCGGCGGCCTGCCGGACGCCACCGAGCTGCGCGACCTGGCGGCCCTGCTGCGGCGCAAGCCGGCCAGCAAGAAGGAGCTGCGGGAGGCGACCGGCCTGGGGCCGCGCAAGCTGGGCCAGTATCTCGCCCTGCTGGAGCAGGTCGGCGCCGCCGAGCCCCGGTCGCGGCAGCGCATCGGCGCGCCCCGGTACTCGCCGACGCCGGTCGAGGCCGGCGACGCGGCGCGGGCCGAGGCGGAGCGCCAGCAGACCGTCACCCGGTCGCGGACGGACATGATGCGGGCCTTCGCGGAGACGACCGGCTGCCGGGGGCAGGCGCTGCTGGCGTACTTCGGTGAGCAGATGACGCGGGTCTGCGGGCACTGCGACAACTGCCTCGCCGGCACCAGCGTCGCCGACGACGGCGCGAGCGGGCCGTTCCCGGTGCACAGCAAGGTGCGCCACCCCGAGTGGGGGCCCGGCATGGTGCTCAGCTACGAGGAGGACCGGATGACGGTGCTCTTCGAGGAGGTCGGTTACAAGACGCTGTCGGTGCGCGTGGTGTCCGAACAGGGCCTGTTGACCCTCGACTAG